The genomic DNA GTGTTCGTATATTAAATCTTGTCCATGGGCTACGAGCGGGCCGACTCGCGGAGCGCCGGCCTGTCCTCGGGATGTGCGACACGGGCGAGCGCGGCAGCGCGTTCCCCTGCCGACCGGTCGCCGAGTCGAGCCCTGCCGAACTCCGTCACCACCTCGTCGACGAAGTGCCGCGGGGTGGTCACCACCTCACCGTCGAGCGAGGGGACGATCTTGGGGGTCGTCCCGGCCCTGGCGGTCATGGCGATGACCGCCCGACCGTCGGGTGCCTGGCTCGCCGCGGCCATGAACGCCGACTGCCCGCCGACCCCGCTCACCTGCCTGCCGTCGATGGTCTCGGCCGCCACCTGGCCGCGGCGGTCGACGGAGAGCGCGCCGTTGACCGCGACGAACCGGTCGAGCGTCGCCAGGTGGCCCGGGTCGTGCGTGACGCTCGCGGGCCGCAGTTCGACCGGCGCATCCGCGAGCCAGTCGTAGAACGACGGGTCCTCGCCGACCGCCATGCAGCCGCGGACCGTCCCCGCGACACCCGCCGCCACCACCGGACGGACGCTCTCGCCGAGCAGGCCGGAGTGGATGGTGAGCGGGTCGCCGGCCTCGGCCAGCCGCCGCCCGAGTTCCGTGGGGACGCTCCCGACGCCCAGCTGGACCGTCGGCCGGTCGGGGAGCGCCGCCACGACGTTCGCGGCAGTCTCCCGTTCGGCGCCGGTCGGCGTCACGGATGGGAGGGTCGGAGGCGGCCCCGCAGCCTCCACCGCGTGGTCGACGGCCCCGACCGGGACCGTCCGTCCCCCGTCCAGTACCGGCAGCGCCGGGGTCCGCTCCACGACGACCACGTCGGCGGCGGCGACGAGCGCCTCGCCGTAGGCACTCAGCGGGCCGAGCGGCTGGGCCTCACCCGCCGGCGGCGACCCCAGCAGCGCCACCACGCGACGGTCGTCGGAGGGGCGGACGGGCGCCCGGGCGGCCGCGAGGAACGTCCGCGGGACGAACTCGATCTCCCCCGCCGCGACGAGGTCTCGAAGCCCGGGACCGGCCATCGACACCCGGACCGTGACCCCGGGCGCGTCTGCGAGCGCGTCCAGGGGTGCGGGGTCGTCGTAGGGGAAGCCGTAGGCCGTGACGGTCACGTCCTGCAGGTCGTCGCGGGCGGCCAGCGCGCGACCGACCCCCCGGGGGCGGGACGTGTCGAGGACGACGTGGTCGCCGTCCCGGACCCGGCCGGCGACCGCTGTGGCGTCGTGCTGTTCGGGCATGGGCCCCCCGTTCACCGGGCGGCATCTAATAGTTCACCCCGGCGCCCCCGGCCGTGCCGACCGGCACGGGAACCTATATGTGCCCCATTCGACAACAGGTGGCATGGTCGCGCCAGATCTATCGACGGAGCGTGGACGCCGCGCAGTGCTCGAGCGGATGTTGACGATTCGCGAGTTCGACGACGAGGTCGGCGAGCGGTTCTCCGACGGCGAGATCCCCGGCTTCGTCCACCTCTACCTCGGCCAGGAGGCGGTCGCCGTCGGCGCGACGGCGGCGCTCGACGAGGACGACTACATCACCAGCACCCACCGGGGTCACGGCCACTGCATCGCGAAGGGGCTCGACCCGTCGACGATGATGGCCGAGATATACGGCCGGGAGGCGGGCTACTGCTACGGCAAGGGAGGGTCGATGCACATCGCGGACGTGGACGCGGGGATGCTCGGCGCCAACGGTATCGTCGGCGCCGGGCCACCCATCGCGACGGGGGCCGGCCTCTCGATCGACCTGGCCGACGACGACGACCGCGTCGCGCTGGCGTTCTACGGCGACGCCGCCGCCGCCGAGGGGCCGGTCCACGAGGCCATCAACCTCGCGGCGGTGTGGGACCTGCCGGTGGTCTTCCTCATCGAGAACAACCAGTACGGCGAGGCGCTGCCGTTCGACCAGCAGTTCAACGTCGAGCAGCTCTCGGAGATGGCCGCCGCCTACGGCATCCCGGGAGAGACCGTCGATGGGATGGACGTGGGGGCGGTCCACGAGGCGGTCGACGCGGCCCGGGAACGGGCGCTCGCCGGTGAGGGACCGACGCTCGTCGAAGCCGAGACCTACCGCTATCGGGGCCACTTCGTCGGCGACCCGGAGTCCTACCGCGACGAGGCCGAGGTCGAGGAGTGGCGCGAGCGCGACCCGCTCCGCTCGTTCCGGGCGGAACTGGTCGAGCGCGGCGAACTCACCGACGCCGAGTTCGAGGACCTCCGCGCGGAGGTCCGGGAGCGCATCGCCGACGCGGTCGAGTTCGCGAAGGCGGCCGAGGAACCGGACCCGCAGCGCGCGTACACGGACGTGTTCGACGAACCCGCCCCGGAGATCGAGCGGTTCAGCGGCCACGACGTGGGCGCCTCGCGCCCACCGGTGCCGGACGCGCCGACCGAGACGGAGTCGATGACGTTCCGGGCGGCCATCCGGGCGGCCCTCCGCGAGGAGATGGCGCGCGACGAGGACGTGTTCCTGCTCGGCGAGGACGTGGGCGCGTTCGGCGGCGTGTTCAACGTCACCGCCGGCCTCCGCGAGGAGTTCGGCGCCGACCGAACACGGGACACGCCGCTGTCCGAGGCCGTCATCGTCGGCGCCGGCGTCGGCGCGGCGGCGACCGGCACCCGGCCCGTGGCCGAGATCATGTTCTCCGACTTCATCGGCCTCGCCACCGAGCAGATCACGAACCAGGCGGCGAAGATGCGCTACATGTTCGGCGGGAAGGTCGACATGCCGCTCACCGTCCGGACGACCGAGGGGGGCGGGATGGGCGCCGCGAGCCAGCACTCCGGGACCGTCCACTCGTGGTTCGCCCATGCGCCCGGCGTGAAGGCCGTCACGCCCGGGACGCCGGCCGCCGCGAAGTCGCTGCTGAAGGCGAGCATCCGGTCGGAGGACCCGGTCGTCTTCTTCGAGAACAAGACCCAGTACGACCGGGAGGGTGAGGTCCCGACCGACCCCGACCACGTGGCGCCGCTGGGCCGGGCCTCGGTCGAGCGCGAGGGCGCCGACGTGACCGTCGTCGCGACCCAGCGGCTGGTCGGGGAGTCGCTGTCGGTCGCCGAGGACCTCGCCGGCGACGTGGACGTGGAGGTCATCGACCTCCGGTCGCTGTACCCGCTGGACACGGGGACCATCGTCGAGAGCGTCGACAAGACCAACCGCGTGGTCGTCGCCGACGAGAGCCCGCTGTCGTACGGCATCCACGCCGAGGTGACCACCCGGCTCGTCGAGGACGCCTTCTTCAGCCTGGAGGCGCCGGTCCAGCGCGTCGGCGTCGCCGACACGCCCATCCCGTTCAGCGGCGGCCTCGAACGGGAGGTGCTGCCCGGCGCCGCCGACGTCCGCGAGGCCATCGACCGGGTAGCGCGATGACGGTTCCGGACCTGGACGTGTCGCTGCCGGCGCTCGACCAGGTCGGGTTCGTCGTCCGTGACCTCGCGGACGGCGCCGAGCGGTTCCGCTCGGTCCTGGGTGTCGGCCCCTGGGCCGTCTGGGAGTTCGAGCCCCCGGCGCTCACCGAGCGGACCTACCGGGGGGACCCCGCCCGGTTCACCATGCGCATCGCCATCGCCACCGTCGGGGATCTGATGCTGGAGCTTATCGAGCCCGTCGACGGCCCCAGCATCCACCGCGACTTCCTCGACGACCACGGCGAGGGGCTCCACCACATCGCCTGCTTCTCCTTCGAGGACACCGACCAGGTCGTCGAGGCCATGGCCGACGCCGGGGCGCCGGTGGTCCAGCGCGGCCGGTTCGGCGAGTCGACGTTCGTCTACCTCGACACGACCGACCTGCTGAACGGCGTCCTGTTCGAGACGGGGACGGCCCCCGATGCGGTTCCCGAACCCGACGGCCAGCTGTGATACCCTTCGGATACGGCGAATAACATATCTAATCCGGGATTCTACACCAAATATTGCAAATAAGTCATCTCAAACCCTAGTTATCCACCTATTCGACCCGTTCGACGCTGACATCGAGGTCCTCGCGGAGCAGGTCCGCGACGAAGCAGCCCCGCTCGGCCAGGTCGACGATGCGGTCGAGCGTGTCGGCGTCGGCGTCCGCATCGACGGCGACACGGATCACGATGGACTCCAGTTTCCCCTTCTTCGGCGTTCCCGAGACGTCCACGTCCACGCTCTCGAGGGCCACGTCGCGGATGTCGGCCTGGTACTCGACGCTGAGTGCGAGACAGGCCGCCAGCGACCCCAGGAACCGGTCGACCGGCGTCGGGGCGGTCCCGCCCCCGCCGGCCTCGACGGGCTCGTCCACCTGCCAGGCGAACCCCCCGGCACGCACCTCGCCGTGCATCCCGCCGCTCGTGTGCGCGCTGACCTCGCGGTCGGGCATCGCCGGTCCGCCCGCAGGTGTCACGCCCTCGGGGAGGAGCGTCGCCGGTGATTCGAGCCGTGTCGCGAGCGTGTCGAGGAAGCGCGCCGCGTCGGCCCCGTCGACGGCCCGGTGGTCGAACGAGAGGTCCAGCCCCAGCTGCCGGCGGACCGTCACCGCGTCCCCCTCGCCGTCGGGGTCGGGCACCGCCCGCTCGCGGACCCGGTCGACGCCGAGGATGGCCACCTGCGGCGGGTCGATGACCGGCGTGAAGCTGTCGGCACCGAACGGGCCGAGGTTGGAGAGCGTGAACGTCCCGCCGGAGAGGTCGTCGGCGTCGTAGTCGCCGGCGACGACGTCCCCGACGAGGTCGCGGCGGGTCGCGACCACCTCGCCCAGCGACCGCTCGTTCACCGCATCCAGCACCGGCGTCACGAGACCGCCCTCGACGTCGACGGCCACGCCGAGGTTGTGTTCCTCGTACAGGCGGAGCGTCTCGTCCTCGACGGTCGCGTTGAACTCGGGATGGTCGTCGAGCGTCCGCGAGACGGCGACCAGCAGCAGGTCCGTCAGCGTGGTCTCCCCGTCCACCTCGGCCCGCGCGGCGTCGACCGCCGCCATCGCCGCCTCGGCGTCGAGTTCGCGGTGGACGGTCACGTGGACGGCCTCGCGGGCGCTCCGCCCCAGCCGCTCGGCGATGGTCCGGCGCATCCCGTCGAACGGGCGCTCCTCGCGGACGGTCCGACCCGCATCGTCGGTACGGCCCGTACCATCGCCGCCCCCGGACGGCGCGTCTTGGTCCCCGGCCGGCGTGTCGTCGGCAGCCTCGCGTGCCTCCGCCGCCCGTCGGATGTCGTCGGCGCCCACCGCACCCTCGAAGCCCGTTCCCTCGACGGTCGCCGGGTCGACGCCGAGTTCCTCCGCGACCTTGCGTCCCCGTGGCGTGACCTTCGTCTCGCCGGCGGTGTCGTCGGTATCCGGGTCGTCGCCGTCGGCATCGGCGTCGGCTGTCGCGCCGCCATCGGGGCCGGCGTCGGCTGTCGCGGCGGGGGCCGCGGCGCTGGCATCGGCGTCCCGGTCGGGCAGGTCGTCCAGCTCCGCGGTCGCCTCGGCCGCCAGGTCCGCGACATCGGCGCCGTCGGTCGCGACGATACCCATCGGGGTCCCGGGCGGGACCTCGTCGCCCGGCTCCAGGTAGGTCCGGTCGAGGACGCCGTCCTCCCGGGCCGGGACCTCGGCCCGGGTCTTCTCGGACTCGATCTCGGCGATGACCTCGTCCTCGGTCACCGCGTCCCCCTCGGCGACGTGCCAGTCGAGCAGGACCCCGGACTCCATCTCCATGCCGAGCTTCGGCATGCGGACTATGTAGCTCACGGCCCCTCGGTTGGCAGGCCGCCACGTAAAGGTTCGCGCCTGGGACAGCTTGATATGCCCCTCGTCCATCGAGGGGGTATGGCACTCCTTACCGACAGCACTGCCGTCGTGACCGGCGGCGCCAGCGGGAACGGGCGCGCGATAGCCATGGCCTTCGCCGAGCACGGCGCGGACGTGGTCGTGGCCGACCTCCAGCGCGAGCCACGGACCGGCGGCGACCCGACCGACGAGCGAATCGTCGCCGAGACCGACGCCCGGGCGACCTTCGTCGAGTGTGACGTGTCCGACCGCGACGACTGCCGCGCGGCGGTCGACGCCGCGGAGGCGTTCGGTGGCGTGGACGTGATGGTCAACAACGCCGGCATCCTCCGCGAGACGCCGTTCCTCGAGGTGACCGAGGACGAGCTCGACGAGGTGCTGGGCGTGAATCTCGAGGGCGTCTTCTTCGGCGCCCAGGCCGCCGCCGAGGTCATGGTCGAGCGCGGCGAGGGCCGTATCATCAACCTCTCCAGCGTCGCCGGCATCGAGGGTGCCGCGAACAACAGCACCTACTGCGCCTCGAAGGGTGGCGTCCGACTGCTGACCTACTCGCTGGCCGCGGAACTCGGGCCGGAGGGCGTCCGCGTCAACGCCATCCACCCCGGCTACATCCAGACCGCGATGCTGACCGAGGACGTGCCGCTGGTCGGTACCGACGCCCAGGCGACGCTGGAGGAACGGATCCCACAGGGCCGGCTCGGGACGCCCGAGGACGTGGCCGGCGCCGCCGTCTACCTCGCGAGCGACCTCGCGGGCTACGTCAACGGCGAGTCGCTGGTCGTCGACGGCGGCAACGTCTCGACCGTCTGACCGTCGACTTCATGATGGTGGCTTCGGCAGGTACTCGCATGCCGTCCGAGCCACCCCTGCCCGAGCTGTTCGACCTCACCGACCGCACCGCCGTCGTGACCGGCGGGACCCGGGGAATCGGCCGCGCCATCACGCGCGGGTTCGCCGACCTCGGTGCCGACGTGGTCCCGGTCTCCCGGTCGCACGAGGCCGTCGAGGCGGCCGCCGCGGACGTCCGTGACCGGGGCGGCCGGACGCTCGTCCAGCCGACCGACGTGACCGACGGCGAGGCCGTGGACAACCTGTTCCGCCGGACCGTCGACGAGTTCGACGGGGTGGACGTGCTCGTCAACAACGCGGGCGTGAACCCGTCGGCCGCGATGGGCCTGCCCGAGTCGCTGGACGACGACGCCATCGACACGACGGTCGCGGTCAACCTCAAGGGTGCGTTCAGGTGTGCCCGGGCCGCCGCCCCGCACCTCGACGAGGGGGGCGCCGTGGTGAACGTGGCCAGCGTCGGCGGGCTGGTCGGGCTGCCCCGCCAGCACCCCTACGTGGCCTCGAAACACGGGCTGGTCGGATTGACCAGGAGCCTCGCGCTCGACTGGGCGCCCGACGTGCGGGTGAACGCGCTCGCCCCCGGCTACGTCAGCACGGAACTCACGGCGGACCTGGAGGCGAACGACCAGGTCCGGGCGTCCGTCCTCGATCGGACACCGCTTGATCGCATCGCCGACCCCGGGGAGATCGCGGGGCCGGCGGCGTTCCTCGCCAGCGACGCCGCGGCGTACGTCACCGGCGAGGTGCTGGCGGTCGACGGCGGCTGGACGGCCCGGTGAGCGACGGCGCTCCGCGTGGCCTGCTGGCGAGTACCAGCCTTTATTACCGGACTCCGCCAACAATCGGACGCATGACCCGAGCGAGCGTCGTAGGGGTCGGAATGACGAAATTCGGAACCCACGACAGCACACTCGCCGAACTGTTCGCTGATGCAGCGCTGCCGGCGCTCGACGATGCGGGCGTCGGCCGCGGAGACGTCGACGCGCTGTACTTCGGCAACACCCTCGGCGGGATGACGGAGAACGACACCCACCTGGCACCGAAGGTGGCGACACACACCGGGCTCGGCGGTATCCCGGCCCAGCGGTTCGAGGACGCCTGTGCGACCTCGACGAACGCGTTCAAACACGCCGTCCAGGCCGTCGAGAACGGCGTCCACGACGTCGTCCTCGTCGGCGGCGTCGAGAAGTGCACCCCGGTCACGGGCATCGACACGCCGGAGATGACCCGCATCTTCGTCAGCGCCGCGGATCGCCAGTACGAGCAGCCGACCGGCATCACCTTCCCGGGCGTGTTCGCGCTCATGACCAAGCGCCACATGCACCGGTACGGCACGACCGAGGAGCAACTCGCCGAGATCGCCGTCAAGAACCACGCGCACGGGAAACACAACCCCCGTGCGCACTTCGGCAAGGACACCTCCGTCGAGGCGGTGCTGGACTCACCGCTCGTGGTCGACCCGTTCCACCTGATGGACTGCTGTCCGTTCTCCGACGGCGGGAGCGCCGCGGTCGTCGTCTCCGACGAGTACGCGGACTCGTTCGACGGGCCGGTCGACGTGACCGGCCTGGGTCACGGGACCGACCTCGTCCCCGTCTCGGACAAGGCGGACCCGCTGGCGACGCAGGCGGCCCGCGACGCCGCCGACCGGGCCTACGACGAGGCCGGGATCACCGCCGACGACGTCGACTTCGCGGAGGTCCACGACTGCTTCACCGGCGCGGAGGTGCTCGCGACGGAGGCACTCGGGTTCGTGGAGGACGGCGAGGGCGGGCCCGCCGCGGCTGCGGGTCGCACCTCGCTCGACGGCGACATGCCGATCAACCCGAGCGGCGGGCTCAAGGCCAAGGGCCACCCCATCGGCGCGACCGGCACCGCGCAGGTGGTCGAACTCACCGAACAGCTCCGTGGCGACACGGGTGACCGGCAGGTCGCGGACGCGTCGGTCGGCCTCGCACACAACCTCGGTGGCGACACCGGCTCCGCCTTCGTCACGATCATGGAGGAACGAGCATGAGCGTCGAGACCTACCTCGAAGACGGCGAACTGACACACAAGGCCTGGAGCGCCGCCATCCGGGAGGACGTCCTCCTGGGCGAGCGCTGTGCCGACTGCGGCCACGTCACGGCCGCGCCCAAGGCGGCGTGTGCCCGCTGTGGCTCGCGGGACACGGCGGTCGTCGAACTCCCGACCGAGGGGACGGTCTATGCCGAGACGACCGTCTTCGTCGGCCCGGCCGCGTTCTCCGACACGGAGCCGTACGGCGTGGCGCTGATCGATGTCGGGGACGCCAGGATCATGGCGCACGTCGATGGAGAGGTCGCCATCGGCGACGCGGTCACGTTCCGTGGGGCCGTCGAGGAGGACGACACGCCCGGGCCACTGTTCGGACCGGTGGACGACTGACCGACGGTCACCGTCGTCTCAAGTTATATTACGACCGGGGCCGAGGGATGCACGAGGCGTATTCAATGAACATCGGAGTACTCGGTGCTGGGACCATGGGCCACGGTATCGCCCAGGTCAACGCCAGCGCCGGCCACAACGTCACGCTTCGGGACGTCGATCCCGACATCGTCGAACAGGGCATCCAGAGCATCGCGCAGAACCTCGATGGCGCCGTCGAGCTGAACAAGGCGACCCCCGAGGAGGCCGAAGCAGCGCTCGAGCGCATCGAGGGGACCACCGACCTCGACACCGCCGTCTCCGACGCCGACCTCGTCATCGAGGCGGTCCCGGAGGACATGGACCTGAAGAAGAGCATCTTCGCCGACATCGAGACGGCGGCACCCGCCGACACGATCATCGGGACGAACACCTCCTCGCTCTCGGTGACGGAGCTCGCCGGGACGCTGGACCGTCCCGAGCGGGTCGTCGGACTCCACTTCTTCAACCCGACACATATCCTGCCGCTCGTGGAGGTCATCATCGCCGAGCAGACCTCCGCCGAGACGGAGGCGTTCGCCCACGACTACGTCGACGAACTGGGGAAGACCGCGACCACCATCCGTGACTTCCCCGGGTTCGCCTCCTCGCGGCTCAGCGCGATGTTCAGCCGGGAAGCCATCGTGATGGTCCAGCAGGGCGTCGCGAGCGTCGAGGACATCGACCGGACCTTCCGGATCGGGTTCAACATGCCGATGGGGCCGCTCGAACTCGTCGACCACACCGGCGTCGACGTCAACGTCGGCGTACTGGAGTACCTGACCGAGGAGATCGGCGAGCGGTTCCGGCCGCCACAGCTACTGCGGCGCAAGTACCGGGCCGGCAAGCTCGGGCAGAAGACCGGCGAGGGGTTCTACGTCTGGGAGGACGGCGAGATCGTCGGCGTCAGCGGCGAGGACAGCTGACGACGCGACCGGACGACCGACGCGGGTGATGGGCTCGAGTCGGCGGAGCCGGCGTTCACCCCCGGCTGCGAGCGGCCGGGGAGGGCTGGTCGACCCCGTCGTCCGAACGCCGTTCAGGTGCTGCCCGGTCCGAACTGTGGGGGAGGGAAGTAGATTTAATTGAGTGGCAATATACCACC from Haloglomus litoreum includes the following:
- a CDS encoding acetyl-CoA hydrolase/transferase C-terminal domain-containing protein, translated to MPEQHDATAVAGRVRDGDHVVLDTSRPRGVGRALAARDDLQDVTVTAYGFPYDDPAPLDALADAPGVTVRVSMAGPGLRDLVAAGEIEFVPRTFLAAARAPVRPSDDRRVVALLGSPPAGEAQPLGPLSAYGEALVAAADVVVVERTPALPVLDGGRTVPVGAVDHAVEAAGPPPTLPSVTPTGAERETAANVVAALPDRPTVQLGVGSVPTELGRRLAEAGDPLTIHSGLLGESVRPVVAAGVAGTVRGCMAVGEDPSFYDWLADAPVELRPASVTHDPGHLATLDRFVAVNGALSVDRRGQVAAETIDGRQVSGVGGQSAFMAAASQAPDGRAVIAMTARAGTTPKIVPSLDGEVVTTPRHFVDEVVTEFGRARLGDRSAGERAAALARVAHPEDRPALRESARS
- a CDS encoding alpha-ketoacid dehydrogenase subunit beta, whose amino-acid sequence is MTFRAAIRAALREEMARDEDVFLLGEDVGAFGGVFNVTAGLREEFGADRTRDTPLSEAVIVGAGVGAAATGTRPVAEIMFSDFIGLATEQITNQAAKMRYMFGGKVDMPLTVRTTEGGGMGAASQHSGTVHSWFAHAPGVKAVTPGTPAAAKSLLKASIRSEDPVVFFENKTQYDREGEVPTDPDHVAPLGRASVEREGADVTVVATQRLVGESLSVAEDLAGDVDVEVIDLRSLYPLDTGTIVESVDKTNRVVVADESPLSYGIHAEVTTRLVEDAFFSLEAPVQRVGVADTPIPFSGGLEREVLPGAADVREAIDRVAR
- a CDS encoding VOC family protein, with product MTVPDLDVSLPALDQVGFVVRDLADGAERFRSVLGVGPWAVWEFEPPALTERTYRGDPARFTMRIAIATVGDLMLELIEPVDGPSIHRDFLDDHGEGLHHIACFSFEDTDQVVEAMADAGAPVVQRGRFGESTFVYLDTTDLLNGVLFETGTAPDAVPEPDGQL
- a CDS encoding 2-oxo acid dehydrogenase subunit E2, with protein sequence MSYIVRMPKLGMEMESGVLLDWHVAEGDAVTEDEVIAEIESEKTRAEVPAREDGVLDRTYLEPGDEVPPGTPMGIVATDGADVADLAAEATAELDDLPDRDADASAAAPAATADAGPDGGATADADADGDDPDTDDTAGETKVTPRGRKVAEELGVDPATVEGTGFEGAVGADDIRRAAEAREAADDTPAGDQDAPSGGGDGTGRTDDAGRTVREERPFDGMRRTIAERLGRSAREAVHVTVHRELDAEAAMAAVDAARAEVDGETTLTDLLLVAVSRTLDDHPEFNATVEDETLRLYEEHNLGVAVDVEGGLVTPVLDAVNERSLGEVVATRRDLVGDVVAGDYDADDLSGGTFTLSNLGPFGADSFTPVIDPPQVAILGVDRVRERAVPDPDGEGDAVTVRRQLGLDLSFDHRAVDGADAARFLDTLATRLESPATLLPEGVTPAGGPAMPDREVSAHTSGGMHGEVRAGGFAWQVDEPVEAGGGGTAPTPVDRFLGSLAACLALSVEYQADIRDVALESVDVDVSGTPKKGKLESIVIRVAVDADADADTLDRIVDLAERGCFVADLLREDLDVSVERVE
- a CDS encoding SDR family oxidoreductase; translation: MALLTDSTAVVTGGASGNGRAIAMAFAEHGADVVVADLQREPRTGGDPTDERIVAETDARATFVECDVSDRDDCRAAVDAAEAFGGVDVMVNNAGILRETPFLEVTEDELDEVLGVNLEGVFFGAQAAAEVMVERGEGRIINLSSVAGIEGAANNSTYCASKGGVRLLTYSLAAELGPEGVRVNAIHPGYIQTAMLTEDVPLVGTDAQATLEERIPQGRLGTPEDVAGAAVYLASDLAGYVNGESLVVDGGNVSTV
- a CDS encoding SDR family NAD(P)-dependent oxidoreductase translates to MPELFDLTDRTAVVTGGTRGIGRAITRGFADLGADVVPVSRSHEAVEAAAADVRDRGGRTLVQPTDVTDGEAVDNLFRRTVDEFDGVDVLVNNAGVNPSAAMGLPESLDDDAIDTTVAVNLKGAFRCARAAAPHLDEGGAVVNVASVGGLVGLPRQHPYVASKHGLVGLTRSLALDWAPDVRVNALAPGYVSTELTADLEANDQVRASVLDRTPLDRIADPGEIAGPAAFLASDAAAYVTGEVLAVDGGWTAR
- a CDS encoding thiolase domain-containing protein: MTRASVVGVGMTKFGTHDSTLAELFADAALPALDDAGVGRGDVDALYFGNTLGGMTENDTHLAPKVATHTGLGGIPAQRFEDACATSTNAFKHAVQAVENGVHDVVLVGGVEKCTPVTGIDTPEMTRIFVSAADRQYEQPTGITFPGVFALMTKRHMHRYGTTEEQLAEIAVKNHAHGKHNPRAHFGKDTSVEAVLDSPLVVDPFHLMDCCPFSDGGSAAVVVSDEYADSFDGPVDVTGLGHGTDLVPVSDKADPLATQAARDAADRAYDEAGITADDVDFAEVHDCFTGAEVLATEALGFVEDGEGGPAAAAGRTSLDGDMPINPSGGLKAKGHPIGATGTAQVVELTEQLRGDTGDRQVADASVGLAHNLGGDTGSAFVTIMEERA
- a CDS encoding Zn-ribbon domain-containing OB-fold protein, translated to MSVETYLEDGELTHKAWSAAIREDVLLGERCADCGHVTAAPKAACARCGSRDTAVVELPTEGTVYAETTVFVGPAAFSDTEPYGVALIDVGDARIMAHVDGEVAIGDAVTFRGAVEEDDTPGPLFGPVDD
- a CDS encoding 3-hydroxyacyl-CoA dehydrogenase family protein produces the protein MNIGVLGAGTMGHGIAQVNASAGHNVTLRDVDPDIVEQGIQSIAQNLDGAVELNKATPEEAEAALERIEGTTDLDTAVSDADLVIEAVPEDMDLKKSIFADIETAAPADTIIGTNTSSLSVTELAGTLDRPERVVGLHFFNPTHILPLVEVIIAEQTSAETEAFAHDYVDELGKTATTIRDFPGFASSRLSAMFSREAIVMVQQGVASVEDIDRTFRIGFNMPMGPLELVDHTGVDVNVGVLEYLTEEIGERFRPPQLLRRKYRAGKLGQKTGEGFYVWEDGEIVGVSGEDS